The genomic segment CGGTTCAGGTCTCTCTCCTGGCACCTGCCACTTTGTAGTGAAATGTGCTTTGTGTATCTCTTGCCCCCTCCCGCATTGTGCTGCAAGGTCCTTAAAAGCAAGACCTGTGCCTGAGGCTCCTCTGAACCCCCGGGTCCATGTAGCCTGGCATTGGGTTGATGCTCTGGAAGCAGATTTTGAGCCAAACAGAAGAGCTGTGCCCCTCCCTGCAGCTCTGTGCCCACCTCCTCCAGGCCCCTGCCCAGGACATTTACTGGCACATCTCAGGTATGTCCTGGCTCCCCTTAACCAGCAAGCCTCCCGATGGCTCTGTTACAGTCAGACATGATGTCACATCTGGTGAAGATCCCTGGCATCATCATTGCAGCCTCGGCGGTCCGTGCCAAGGCCACCCGCATCTCTATCCAGTGCCGCAGCTGCCGAAACACCCTCACCAACATTGCCATGCGCCCTGGCCTGGAGGGCTATGCCCTGCCCAGGAAGTGCAACACGTGAGTGTGTGGCCAAAAGGGACTGTGGGAGGTGACCCGAGTGGAGATCAGAAAGATGAGAACAAGCAGCATCGCCTGCAGCTGCTTCTAGAGACCCACTGGGTCTAATCCAGTGCTAGGTCCGTCAGAGTTGCCTTCCTTTAGGGCTTATCTCCAGCTTTTCCAGGAGACTCCATAAATGGCGGCTGGCAACATCTCTTTGCTGACTCCTGGGATGAATGAGCCCTGCCTTTGGATTCTCAAGGTAGCTTTGGTGACTCTTTTCCCTTAACCCTGTACAGAGATCAGGCTGGGCGCCCCAAGTGCCCACTGGACCCATACTTCATCATGCCCGACAAATGCAAATGCGTGGACTTCCAGACCCTGAAGCTGCAGGAGCTGCCTGATGCAGTCCCCCACGGTGAGATGCCCAGACACATGCAGCTGTACTGCGACAGGTGAGGCAGACGGGCCGGGAGGTGGGCGTCCATGAGGGTGGGTGTCCCAGCTATGGCCCTAACCTGAGTGTTGGGAGTGGGTCATCTGGAACAGGGTGAGTGGGGTGGAGAACGTGGCCAGTTGCAGAGCACTTGCTCTGTGCCTACTGCTTCCATAAGTTCCTCTCATCTTTCCATGATCTGCAGGGGCGCGTCAAccacattttgcagatgaggaaatgtaATTTGGAGAGGGTAAATGATTTCCTGTGGTGGACAGCCGTGCTTTCGGCCTATGTCTGTTGCTTTTCAAAGTCTATGTTCTTTTGTGATCAGAGGCCCAAGATGCACAGCTAGATAACCGATAATTGGGAAAGCCTCTTCCCAGCTTGACACCCTACCTCCTATTCCAGGCTTCCTGTTAAGATTCTGCTGAACAGCCATGGTGgcctatgcctataatcctggcacttggagaggctgagacaggaggattgcttgaggccaggaattcaagacgagcctgggcaacacagtgaggccctgtatctaaaaaaaaatttttttttccaattagctgggtgttggggAAGatgcttatagtctcagctacttgggaggctgaagtgggagaatcacttgagcccaggaggttgaggttgcagtgagctgagatcgcaccattgcactacagcgtgggcaacagagggggaccctgtctcaaaaaggaagaaaaaagattgtATGGAAGGGGAGAGGGTTTGGAGCCACGGCCTGGGTCCAGACCTCTCATGGTAAGCTGGGTGGAAGGTTTTGAGGTCTTTGATTAGGGTTCTGACCCGGGCTTGCATATCCTGAAATTGTCTGTTCTGAGGAGAGCGGATCCATAGCTTCTGTTGACTTCATTAGTGGCAATAGAGTGTGTAGGAGGCAGGCTCGTGCTCTCTTGGGCAAGTTCTGTGACTTCGtcctgcttcagttttctcatcagtaaaatggggatatgGACACTGCTTAATCTCTCAGAGGGCTGCTTGAAAATGCATATCAAGTGTTTAGCACCATTCCTTCATGCACATTATGTACTCAGGATGTACGATTTTTCCAAGCAGTTCATGAATCCTGAAAACTTACAAAGTGGGTATGGGAAGAGGGGAGTTGGAGGCTCATGGAAAATtaacagtgatggtgatggtctTTTCTGGAGCTGTGACACCTGATGGTATAAAGCTCTTCTGTGTCTGCTGCCTCACCTGACTCCACAACAGCAGAGGCGGGTCACTTTATCATCCCCCTAGGCTCAGAGACGTGCAGTGACTTctttgaggtcacacagctactaagcGTCCCTCCGCCCCACACTGGCTCTGACTGAGGGACTTGGAGACTCCCCTATTTCaacatctcattttaaaaagaggaaatgaaaagccAGAGGCAAAACAAGTTCACAGAGCCATGAAGAGGCAAAAAGCAGGGGTGGCCCATCGAGGAGGCTGGAGGGCATGAGGAGGAAGTCCTGCTCTGAGAGGCTAAAGGGGGCCACACAGCAAGCCTGACAGCAGACACATGGAGCTGGGGCTTTTGGAGGGCTCTGTGGGCTGCCACTAAGCTTCCTTCTAAACCAGCGTAAAAGTGAGTTACCGAGTTCAGTGAGACTCAGTTTACCACCTGCCTTTCTGTTTGGCTGTCACTGTTGGCAACTCCATCCTCCAAGCAGCTGagcatgggctggtgttgagggGGAGAGAGGCCATTCTCTGGGCCCCACGGGGATGGAGCCAACTCAGCATGTGGTGGTGCCTGTGGCAAAAATGCTGAGGTGGCCCCTGAGTGTCGTGGGGATGGGTGGGATCAGAGACTTGCTGTCCCAGTCAGAATCtcaccttttctcctttctcctatcCTCATCTCAGGTACCTGTGTGACAAGGTTGTCCCTGGGAACAGGGTTACCATCATGGGCATCTACTCCATCAAGAAGTTTGGCCTGACCTCCAGCAGGGGCCGTGACAGGGTGGGCGTGGGCATCCGAAGTTCCTATATCCGTGTCCTGGGCATCCAGGTGGACACAGATGGCTCTGGTGAGTTGGCTTTGGGGTCCTGGCTCAGCCCTGCCAAAAGGCTGTGCTTGCACACTTCTGGTAGCAGGCAGCTCATTACTTCATGAGGCAGCTCAGGATGTCCTTGTGTTGCTCTTGTCACTAgaatgttcatttttatgttaAGTGATCCTTGGAACTTCCACATGTTGGTTCTAGCTGTGGCTCCTGGGCTGAAGGTGTCTGCCTACGTGCAGGATTAAGGCAGAAGGACTCAGGTCAAATCACTGGGGAATAACTGAATGTCACATCTTCACATCTGTGCCAGTGGTTGCAAGAGAAGTGAAATGTGGGGTTCCAGGCAGGAGGTGTCTAGCGCTTAGTtggagaaataagaaaactatGAGACCCCTGGGGACATGTGGGTAAAGTGGCAGCAGATGTGAGCCATGCAATTCCAAGGAGGTGCTAAAGGAggtcagaggaggaggaggtgtggGCTGGGCTTTGGGGAAGGCTTTCTGGAAGGAGGGGAATCTGAGCTGGGCTTTGAAGAGTGGTGGGCACGGAAGAATTTCCAGGCAGGAGGGGATGGGAGGAGCAAATCaagaccccagcctgggcaaggtgcTGAGTGGCTGGAGGGCGAATGGGAGTCCAGGGGATGAGGGATCAGGCCGTGTAAGAGGCTTTGAGTGCCCAGATGTGAAGCTCCTACTTACATCTGAGGGCCTCTTTGAGGGTTTTCAGGTTTGTTTTGGCCCTCTGGCTGCAGTGAATTGATTTGGAGGGGTGGCTTCCCCAGGGCTCAGTCCGTGGCCCACACTTACACAAACTACCTAGATTATTACAACTTTAAAACCACTGATGGGCAAGTAGCTCTCACATTTccatttccagcctgggcatctccCCATGTTCCAGTTTAATAACTACCCGCTGACTTGCTGTGTTCACTTAGACATTGAAAGGCACCTGAAACTTTACATGGCTGAAGCTAAGCTCCCCTTTCCCCACGCTCAGACCCATCTCCACCCCTTCAGTTGTTCAGACAGAAACCCCCAAGTCATCCTTGATGCCCTTTTCTCTCATCCCCCTCATCTAATCAGTCAGCAACTCTGGCCGGCTCCACCTTCAAAATGTGTCCAGGATCTGACCACTTCTCACACTCCCTGCCTGCTCTGAGCCCTCGTCGGCCCTCCCTGGGTCACCCTGACCACTTCTCACCCTCCGCACCTGCTCTGAGCCCTCGTTGGCCCTCCCTGGGTCACCCTGACCACTTCTCACCCTCCGCACCTGCTCTGAGCCCTCGTCGGACCTCCCTGGGTCACCCTGACCACTTCTCACCCTCCACACCTGCTCTGAGCCCTCGTCGGCCCTCCCTGGATCACCCTGACCACTTCTCACCCTCCACACCTGCTCTGAGCCCTCGTCGGCCCTCCCTGGGTCACCCTGACCACTTCTCACCCTCCACACCTGCTCTGAGCCCTTGTCGGCCCTCCCTGGGTCACCCTGACCACTTCTCACCCTCCACGCCTGCTCTGAGCCCTTGTTGGCCCTCCCTGGATCACCCTGACCACTTCTCACCCTCCGCGCCTGCTCTGAGCCCTCGTCGGCCCTCCCTGGGTCACCCTGACCACTTCTCACCCTCTGCGCCTGTTCTGAGCCCTTGTTGGCCCTCCCTGGATCACCCTGACAACTTCTCGCCCTCCACACCTGCTCTGAGCCCTCGTCGGCCCTCCCTGGGTCACCCTGACCACTTCTCACCCTCCGCACCTGCTCTGAGCCCTCGTCGGCCCTCCCTGGGTCTCCCTGGATCACTGTTAGTCCTCCCCAGTGTCCATCTCCACCTTGCCCCTACCCTCTCTGTTCCGCAGCAGCCAGTGAGCGATGCTGTCATGACCAATATGCTAGATCACTCCTCGGCTAAAAGGGGAGACTTTCCAGTGGTTTCCAAGGTCCCATGCCATCTGGCCCTTGGTTTCCTCAGAACAACCTGCCTACTTCCCCTCACTCTCTGGAACGCACCAGGCTCATGCTTGATGGCTTGAGAGCTGGGCTCTCTTAGACAGGTTGTGTTGTCCTGGCCCTAAGGACTCTGCCCTCTGAGAGGTCCCTGAGCTGGTCCCAGGACGGGCAGTGGGCTGGAGGAGGTGCCCTTGCACTCATGTGCTTGCTTTGTCTACCCAGGCCGCAGCTTTGCTGGGGCCGTGAGCccgcaggaggaggaggagttccGTCGTCTGGCCGCCCTCCCCAATGTCTATGAGGTCATCTCCAAGAGCATCGCCCCCTCCATCTTTGGGGGCACGGATATGAAGAAGGCCATTGCCTGCCTGCTCTTTGGGGGATCCCGAAAGAGGTAGGGGGCCTGAGTTCCCTTGGGTTTGGGGGCGGGGGCCGGTGACGGGGTACACAGTAGCACAATGAGTAGATAATCAGGAGTGGGTACTCTTTTTTGTGTTTCCTGGGCCCCTAGTCTGCCAGGCACCTTTGCCAGCCCCCAGGCTTGTCATCAGCTGGCTGGGGGGTGATCTCTGTATCTGTTACAGCGATGCCCTGACTCTGGTCGGGGGGTGGACTGGGGACCTGGCAAGTGCAGTGGGAGAGCACTGAGCTTGGTCATGCAGGTCTCAGCTCCTCTGCATATTGACTGTGCAACCTGGAGTGAGAGTCACTTTTTTTGAACCCAAGTTTCCAGTGAATGCAATAGTTaaaaatctgacttttttttttttgagatggcatcttgctctgttgcccaggccagagtgcagtggcgcgatctcggctcactgcaacctctgcctcccaggttcaagtgatcctcctgcctcaacccctctctagtagctgggattacaggcatgcaccaccatgcctggccaaattttgtattttcagtagagatggggtttcgccatggtggccaggctgctctcaaactcctgacatcaggtgatccacccgcctcggcctcccaaagtgctgggcttacaggcgtgagccaccacgcccgttGAAGAACCTGACTCATTTTGTCCTTTTGAAACTAAAATAATAGAGTTATAGACATTAGCAGTGATATTACTGGCAGTTATCATTCACTGTGTTCTTCCTTATGCACAGGCATtcttctaagtgctttatgtatctgaAGCCCAGTCAGTCCTCAGTAACCTGTTGAGAACGCAGCTATTGTGCCCATTTTATAGGGAATTGAGGCAGAGAGAGCTAAAGGGACTTGCTCCCCAGCACATGGAGGGGAGCCCGGAGCCTGCCGTCATGGCACTTGTTCTGCCGTACCATGCACAGCCCAAGGGCAGCTCCCTATCTTTTTTCCAGCTGGGAGGAACGTTATTCAGATGCTGGATGTGCCTAAGCATAGCCGTAAGAGCCATTTCCTTTAACCCTTCTCTCCTGGGAGGCAAGCTCTGTCCTCATTGCTAGGCAAGACCTACCATGGTTTGGGAGCTGCAGAGCTGGGTAGGAACATGGGTTTCAGGCCACAGCCCCTACCTTGTGAACTCTGAGGCCCATGATAGTTGGGGGAATCAACTGCCAGCCCACCAATCTGGTGACTCGATGTCACATGCAATGCCCTCATAGGTTCTCACCTTGCccatctccccttccttccccaggcTCCCTGATGGACTTACTCGCCGAGGAGACATCAACCTGCTGATGCTAGGGGACCCTGGGACAGCCAAGTCCCAGCTTCTGAAGTTTGTGGAGAAGTGTTCTCCCATTGGGGTGAGTGGCCTTGGCTTGCAGGGAGGAAGGCTACAGGGCAGGGCCTCTGGGTCCCCAGGACACCTGTGGTGGGCTGGCTCACCCAGAATCTCTTCCTCGTTTCTCTTGGCTGTGGTCAGGATAGCCGAGGAgatgggaggaagaaaggagccaACAGGTGTATGTAGGTTTGGGGCAGGAGTGAGTACGCTGGACTGAGAGGATGGGGTTTGGGTCTCAGCCTGGCCAGTAATTGGCTGTGGGCTGTCAGTAAGTCACCCGATCTCCCCGAGCATCAGTTTATTCATTTGCTGAATAATGACATTGTTATCAATAATAGCTCAAATCAGCCTgtgcacggtggttcatgcctgtaataccagcactttgggaggccgaggtaggcagattgcttgagctcaggagtttgagaccagcctgggcaacaacgtgaaactctgtcacccaaaatacaaaataattagccaggtgtggtggtgtgcacctgtggtcccagctacttgtgaggctgaggtggaaggatcacttaagcccaggacggggaggttgcagtgagccacgattgtgccactgcactccagcctgggtgacagagtgagaccctatttcggAAAGTAATAATAATCGCTAAAATGAAGGGCCAGGCACTGCTTGAAGTCCCTTGCATGCATTTACTTAGTCCTCACCTCAACTCTGTGGTAGGTACTATTATCCCTGTCTTATGGGTGAGGGAACTTGGGTACAGAATGGGTAAGtgtcttgcccaaggtctcacTGCTGGTAAGCGCTAGAGCACGATGTGATTGAACCCAAGTGTCTGATGACTTGGGTCTTCTGCTGCATTGGTGAATGGGTCTGTGGGGATCAGAGCCAGAGAGGGTCTGGCTTATCCGTGTGTCGGGTTGTACAGGGCAAGATGGTGGTCTCTGGATAGATAGGAAGTGTGCCAAGTTTACCACACTGGCACTGTCCAGTGGAAATATGTGAGCTGCAAATGCGGCCCGTGTATGTCTTCTTAGATAGCcacattaagaaagtaaaaagtagctgggcgtggtggtgtgcttgcctgcagtcccagctacttgggaggctgaggtgggaggatcacttgagcccaggagtttgagaccagcttgggcaatatagccaagaccctgtttcaatttaaaaggaagaaggggaaagaaaaaagtaaaaacaggtggagttaattctcataataaattACGTTTAACTCGATATATCTAAAATCTCATTTCAGTACGTTGATATGTAGATTATTGAGATACTTTACATTCTTATGAGCCCTGAGTCTTTGAAATCGTGAGTGTTTTGCACTTAAGGACATTTCAGTTAGGACATCTCGGCCCCCAGTTTCAGGGGCCTAATGGCAGTATGTGGCGTGCAGGTCTGTATAGAGACGACAAGGGTCCCATGATGGGGGCAGTCTTTTCCTGGGAGTCAGGAGTCCTCATCATAGCCCTGAGGCTGACTcctcttctctgggcctcagtttgctcatctgtgaaccaggccccACAGGACTGTATCACAGCGCTGTGGTGGGGCTCAGGTGACTCATGGATGTGATGCCCTAAGCAGGGAGGAACATCTGGGTACACCGAGGCCCAAGGCAGCCTCCCTTTCCAGAGGGAGAAGCACTATTCTGTACCCTGCAGCCAGCTATGATGTGTGTCCTTGGACAAATCACAACCTCAGTGGGTCTTTGATTTACTGGGGCCAAAGCATGGAGTTGTTATTGAGCGCTGACACCTCCCCACTACCCCAGGTTTACACGTCTGGGAAAGGGAGCAGTGCAGCCGGACTGACAGCCTCGGTGATGAGGGACCCTTCGTCCCGGAATTTCATCATGGAAGGTGGAGCCATGGTCCTGGCTGATGGTGGGGTCGTCTGTATTGATGAGTTTGACAAGGTGAGTTTGATGAGGTGGGTAGTAGCCAAAAGGGGGTGGCACCAGGGTATGTGACCTCATGTGCTCAGCCAGCATAAATCACCTCTGACTTGGGAGACATGTTTTCAATCCCTGGGCCTGTCGCTCTAGGTTAATGGTGGGAAGTTGCTTAACCTctgaagcctcagtttccatatccGAAAGTGTGGAGAAGATAGGCAAGCCCACACTGTGCTTACCATGATTAGAGGTGACCTGGTCGCTGCCATTGGCCTTGCATGGAGCTGGTATTCAGGAGTTGGGGCTGCTGTTAGTTTTCCTGCTGCCACAGCTCCCTGCTTCCTCACTTCAGTAAGTCTGATGACATTTCTCTCCTCCACTTAGATGCGAGAAGACGACCGTGTGGCAATCCATGAAGCCATGGAGCAGCAGACCATCTCTATTGCCAAGGTGAGTAGCCTCCGTGGAGAGCGCCCCCAGCAGCAGCCTGGCCCAGCCATCCTCAGGCTACCCTGATTGGCTTTGGCTGGGACCAAGTTCTCGTTGCCCATGCCTAGAATCCTAGAACggggtgtgtgtgtaagtgtatgtAAGAAGGCATCTCCCAGGTTCTCTTTGCCTAGGCctagaattgtgtgtgtgtgtgtgtgtgtgtgtgtgttgctcaGGCCTAGAATCACGTGTGCGTGTGTGGGGGAGTATGAGTATGTATTGCCTAGGCCTAGAATTGTGTTTATGCGCGTGCACACGCATgcataactgtgtgtgtgtgtgttgtgtgtccgTGTGTAAGAAAGAAAGCATCTCCCAGGGCTCTTTGCCATCTCCTCCCCCTTCTCATCCTCTGTCACCTCTTAGGCTGGGATCACCACCACCCTGAACTCTCGCTGCTCCGTCCTGGCTGCTGCCAACTCAGTGTTTGGCCGCTGGGATGAGACGAAGGGGGAGGACAACATTGACTTCATGCCTACCATCTTGTCGCGCTTCGATATGATCTTCATTGTCAAGGATGAGCACAATGAGGAGAGGGATGTGGTGCGTCCAGGGCCAGGGCTGAGGGCCATGGGGCCTGGCTCCAGGCGGGCTTGTGATTGTGTGGAAGGAAAACGGAGAACAAGGGCCTTGGCTGGTGAAGTCCTAGCTGTCAGGCTGTGAGGTTGGGGAGCATGTCAGAGAGTATTTGTTGGGGACTGCAGAGGATTGAAGTAGGGGTCTGGAGTCCTGtggcctggctctgcctctgcTGTGAGTGATAAACTGTGTGACTGGGGCTAAATCAGTTTCTCCATAAGGGCCTCAGTCCCTTATATGTGAAACAGAGGAGTTGACATTGGGTTATAAGTAATAGAACCTCAGTTCTGGTTAGTAAATTTTTCAATGAACAGAATAGAGTGGTTTATAGAATTGAGAAGTCCAGCAGCTTAAGGCCCAGGTATATCTGGATTCTCACACAACTGTCTCTGCCTTTCTGCTCTGCTTCCCTTGGTGGAATCTTTGTACTTGGGCAGCTGTTCCTTTTGTGGTGGCAAAGACAAAATAAGATTTTGTCTCATTAGCTTATAGCTTGATAGCCCCCAGGAAAGAGACACCCCTTTTCTAGTGCTTCTAGCAAAAGTCCCAGATAGACTCCTGTTGGTATGGGTAGATCAAATGTCCATCCTTGAAGCAGATACACGCCCCAAGTAGGGGTGGACAGGCTGAACCCCACCCCTTTATGGACCAGGGCAGAGGAGCAAG from the Callithrix jacchus isolate 240 chromosome 1, calJac240_pri, whole genome shotgun sequence genome contains:
- the MCM5 gene encoding DNA replication licensing factor MCM5, which codes for MSGFDDPGIFYSDSFGGDAAADEGQARKSQLQRRFKEFLRQYRVGTDRTGFTFKYRDELKRHYNLGEYWIEVEMEDLASFDEDLADYLYKQPAEHLQLLEEAAKEVADEVTRPRPAGEEVLQDIQVMLKSDASPSSIRSLKSDMMSHLVKIPGIIIAASAVRAKATRISIQCRSCRNTLTNIAMRPGLEGYALPRKCNTDQAGRPKCPLDPYFIMPDKCKCVDFQTLKLQELPDAVPHGEMPRHMQLYCDRYLCDKVVPGNRVTIMGIYSIKKFGLTSSRGRDRVGVGIRSSYIRVLGIQVDTDGSGRSFAGAVSPQEEEEFRRLAALPNVYEVISKSIAPSIFGGTDMKKAIACLLFGGSRKRLPDGLTRRGDINLLMLGDPGTAKSQLLKFVEKCSPIGVYTSGKGSSAAGLTASVMRDPSSRNFIMEGGAMVLADGGVVCIDEFDKMREDDRVAIHEAMEQQTISIAKAGITTTLNSRCSVLAAANSVFGRWDETKGEDNIDFMPTILSRFDMIFIVKDEHNEERDVMLAKHVITLHVSALTQTQAVEGEIDLAKLKKFIAYCRARCGPRLSAEAAEKLKNRYIIMRSGARQHERDSDRRSSIPITVRQLEAIVRIAEALSKMKLQPFATEADVEEALRLFQVSTLDAALSGTLSGVEGFTSQEDQEMLSRIEKQLKRRFAIGSQVSEHSIIKDFTKQKYPEHAILKVLQLMLRRGEIQHRMQRKVLYRLK